In Zobellia roscoffensis, the following are encoded in one genomic region:
- a CDS encoding T9SS type A sorting domain-containing protein, with the protein MQISLKLICLSLVLFLVSISSFSKDIYVAKNGDDTNPGTLDSPYLTISMAASVAVAGDVVFIREGTYQETLNPVNSGSPGQPIIFQSFPGEKVVISAMDALSGWTQDSGSVYKITIPFPSLGQENFVMNDATALDLARWPNKTESDPFALGTIRNTGGSNGDVINGAHLSESTIPGIDWTGGAVWFYGDKSGSGWLAWKRQITSSSSGRVNFNLTTTNNETWVRTFHAPADLGDFYLEGAKGALDYQNEWYYEESTNTLYVQLPNGSAPEDGMVKMRRRLETINLKDKQYIEIRNLAVFGGSINMEDSSTWWGANPNSLTTNNVLFGVTSLYGNHTQGITDSSRTNKANVHVQGSNNRIEKCEIAFNAGAGLVVRGNNHQILDNYIHDCNFLGFYDGPLVVRGINNTSVKNNTVFRGGRDAIQYNGSDNEFSYNDISQSNLVADDCALFYTVGPQYTTEIHHNWFHDTASGGTKYKAAGIYLDNDAAGFIVHHNVVWNTEWTSVQINWNGTDIDIFNNTLWNGSEVMGAWHKEGTSFSNVRVWNNLGSDENWEPQSDKQNNLVVSSNVFVNADNADFKPKSDTSPIDQGREISGITEGYIGNKPDVGAYENGGEQWVAGITWKPLYGPIGLGCYGLPGEDCIAFDPNDSDSDGVANVDDDCPDTPLGSTVNTTGCKVFSLPADNFKVKGTSESCSANDDGIISISSADTSHQFKASISETGEEKNFNSDVLFNGLSAGDYTICITTSSDASYEQCYVVTIDQPEDLSVTSKVDDTKNQVTLNLKGSINYSIDLNGQITHTDQSEITLDLSKGQNNISVQADKNCQGTYDEIISVFEGVTVFPNKVEDQLTVAFSDDIESLVTLEVVSATGKVVMNKTETILNRTTTVDTANLSSGLYFLNITASNINSQAKIIKQ; encoded by the coding sequence ATGCAAATATCACTGAAACTGATATGCCTATCATTAGTATTATTTCTAGTTAGTATAAGTTCGTTCTCCAAAGATATCTACGTTGCCAAGAATGGAGATGATACCAATCCGGGAACGCTAGACAGTCCGTATTTGACTATTTCAATGGCCGCCAGTGTAGCTGTTGCGGGTGATGTTGTATTCATAAGAGAAGGCACCTACCAAGAAACCTTAAATCCCGTAAACTCAGGAAGCCCAGGTCAACCCATTATTTTTCAATCTTTTCCTGGTGAAAAAGTTGTCATTTCCGCTATGGACGCTTTATCCGGTTGGACTCAGGATAGTGGCTCGGTGTATAAAATTACAATTCCTTTCCCATCCCTAGGGCAAGAAAATTTCGTCATGAACGATGCTACGGCTTTGGACTTGGCTCGTTGGCCCAACAAAACCGAATCCGACCCTTTTGCTTTGGGAACGATTAGAAATACCGGTGGCAGCAATGGCGATGTCATCAACGGTGCCCATTTATCGGAATCTACAATTCCTGGAATAGATTGGACTGGTGGAGCAGTATGGTTTTATGGGGATAAAAGTGGAAGCGGTTGGTTAGCCTGGAAAAGGCAAATTACCAGTAGTTCTTCCGGTAGGGTCAACTTCAACCTAACGACTACAAATAATGAAACATGGGTCCGAACATTTCATGCCCCGGCAGATTTAGGTGATTTTTACTTAGAAGGCGCAAAGGGTGCTTTAGACTACCAAAACGAGTGGTATTATGAAGAGTCTACAAATACGCTTTATGTGCAACTCCCCAACGGCAGTGCTCCGGAAGATGGTATGGTAAAAATGAGACGCCGTTTGGAAACCATCAATCTTAAAGACAAACAATATATAGAAATACGTAATCTTGCCGTTTTTGGAGGTAGCATCAATATGGAAGATAGCTCCACTTGGTGGGGCGCCAACCCAAACAGTTTAACTACGAACAACGTACTTTTTGGGGTGACATCCCTTTACGGAAACCACACCCAAGGCATCACGGATAGTTCACGCACCAATAAGGCAAACGTACATGTTCAAGGTTCGAACAACAGAATCGAAAAATGTGAAATAGCCTTCAACGCGGGTGCCGGTTTGGTCGTAAGGGGCAATAATCATCAGATTCTAGACAATTACATTCATGACTGTAACTTTTTAGGGTTTTACGATGGCCCGCTAGTGGTTAGAGGCATCAATAATACTTCGGTGAAAAACAATACCGTCTTTAGAGGTGGTAGGGATGCTATTCAATACAACGGGTCCGACAATGAGTTTTCGTATAATGATATCTCACAAAGCAATTTGGTTGCAGACGATTGCGCCCTTTTCTATACGGTAGGGCCGCAATACACTACTGAAATTCACCACAACTGGTTTCATGACACGGCATCGGGAGGAACTAAATATAAGGCTGCAGGAATTTATTTGGACAATGATGCCGCAGGGTTTATAGTCCATCATAACGTGGTCTGGAATACCGAGTGGACCAGCGTACAAATCAACTGGAACGGGACGGATATTGACATTTTCAACAATACGCTTTGGAATGGTTCAGAGGTGATGGGAGCATGGCATAAAGAAGGAACATCATTCTCTAACGTTCGCGTTTGGAACAATCTGGGAAGCGATGAAAATTGGGAACCACAGTCGGACAAACAGAATAATCTAGTGGTTTCTTCAAATGTTTTTGTAAATGCGGATAATGCCGATTTCAAGCCGAAATCAGACACCTCACCTATTGACCAAGGCCGCGAAATTTCAGGAATTACCGAAGGCTATATAGGCAACAAACCTGATGTTGGTGCTTATGAAAATGGTGGTGAGCAATGGGTGGCCGGCATCACATGGAAACCCTTATACGGTCCTATTGGCTTAGGTTGCTACGGTCTTCCCGGCGAGGATTGTATCGCTTTTGACCCTAACGACAGTGATAGTGATGGGGTTGCAAATGTTGATGACGACTGCCCTGATACGCCTTTAGGCAGTACCGTAAACACCACAGGTTGTAAAGTTTTTAGCCTTCCGGCGGATAATTTTAAGGTGAAAGGAACTAGCGAATCCTGTAGTGCTAACGATGACGGTATTATCTCGATTAGTTCTGCGGATACCTCTCATCAATTTAAAGCAAGTATTTCTGAAACCGGTGAAGAAAAGAATTTCAATTCAGACGTTTTGTTCAATGGTTTAAGCGCAGGCGATTATACCATTTGTATTACTACCTCTTCAGATGCCAGTTACGAACAATGTTATGTAGTTACCATAGACCAACCGGAAGACCTATCTGTTACCTCTAAGGTAGACGACACAAAAAATCAGGTTACACTCAACCTAAAAGGAAGCATAAACTACAGTATTGACCTGAACGGGCAAATAACACATACAGACCAGAGTGAAATTACCCTTGACCTCTCTAAAGGCCAAAATAACATATCCGTTCAGGCAGATAAAAATTGCCAAGGCACATACGATGAAATCATTAGTGTTTTTGAAGGGGTTACCGTTTTTCCGAATAAAGTAGAAGACCAATTGACCGTAGCCTTTTCTGATGACATTGAATCTTTGGTAACCCTAGAAGTAGTATCGGCTACGGGTAAAGTTGTAATGAACAAAACGGAAACAATTTTAAACCGAACCACAACGGTAGACACGGCAAACTTAAGTTCCGGTCTGTATTTCCTGAACATAACCGCATCTAACATAAACTCCCAAGCTAAAATCATCAAGCAATGA
- a CDS encoding carboxymuconolactone decarboxylase family protein, producing MKNFTKHTIESAPEESKELLKYGEKKYGTLPNLFRYMAGAPASLEAYNSLFKIFGKTTFTAGEQHLILLSASVVNECAYCTAAHTRAAKANGIRSSILNAVRKEKPVDDERLNVLVNITKKLTETRGHIDKNDLETFYNAGFSPENVLEIITGIALKTLSNYINHVTENVINESLEPFAVGKEIED from the coding sequence ATGAAAAATTTTACAAAACACACAATAGAAAGTGCACCTGAAGAATCAAAAGAACTTTTAAAATACGGAGAGAAAAAATACGGAACATTACCTAACCTTTTTAGATACATGGCGGGTGCCCCTGCTTCTTTGGAAGCTTACAATAGTTTATTCAAAATATTTGGAAAGACGACTTTTACCGCGGGTGAACAGCATTTAATTTTGTTATCTGCCAGCGTGGTGAACGAATGTGCCTATTGTACAGCTGCACACACTAGAGCAGCTAAAGCAAACGGAATCAGATCCTCTATTTTAAATGCGGTTCGCAAAGAGAAGCCTGTTGATGATGAAAGGCTGAATGTATTGGTAAACATTACAAAGAAACTAACAGAAACCAGAGGGCACATAGATAAGAACGACTTGGAAACCTTTTACAATGCCGGATTTTCGCCTGAAAATGTTTTGGAGATCATTACGGGTATCGCGTTGAAGACTTTAAGCAACTACATAAATCACGTTACAGAAAATGTAATTAATGAATCATTGGAGCCTTTTGCCGTTGGCAAAGAAATTGAAGATTAA
- a CDS encoding SDR family oxidoreductase produces MKNLNNKVVLVTGASRGIGAEIAIQLAAAGAKVVVNYSGSKKKADNVVSQIQTNGGDAIALQADVSKTEEVKALFDKSINHFKKIDVLVNNAGIMINKLLKDTTDEDFDKQFNVNVKGTFNTMREAATRLADKGSVINISSTTTRLMLPTYGTYVGTKGAVEQLTRVFAKEIGTRGINVNAVLPGPTNTELFTQGKSDQLIERLASMNAFNRLAEPIDIAKVIGFLASDDAKWISGQTIGANGAMA; encoded by the coding sequence ATGAAAAACTTAAACAACAAAGTGGTATTGGTTACTGGCGCATCAAGAGGAATTGGTGCTGAAATTGCAATCCAGTTGGCTGCTGCAGGAGCAAAAGTAGTCGTAAACTATTCGGGAAGTAAAAAAAAAGCGGATAATGTTGTGAGCCAAATACAAACCAATGGAGGTGATGCTATTGCTCTACAAGCAGATGTTAGTAAAACCGAAGAGGTAAAAGCTCTTTTTGATAAGTCTATCAATCATTTTAAAAAGATTGATGTATTGGTGAACAACGCCGGAATCATGATTAACAAACTGCTTAAAGATACCACGGACGAGGATTTCGACAAACAATTTAATGTAAACGTAAAAGGCACTTTCAATACCATGAGGGAAGCTGCCACTCGTCTAGCTGATAAGGGCAGCGTTATTAATATATCATCTACTACAACCCGTTTAATGTTGCCCACTTATGGCACTTATGTTGGAACAAAGGGTGCCGTAGAACAACTGACCCGAGTATTTGCGAAGGAAATTGGAACAAGAGGAATTAACGTAAATGCTGTATTGCCTGGCCCTACAAATACTGAGTTGTTTACCCAAGGTAAATCTGACCAGCTCATTGAACGTCTGGCTTCAATGAATGCATTTAACCGTTTAGCAGAACCCATAGACATAGCCAAAGTCATAGGCTTTTTAGCTAGTGACGATGCCAAATGGATAAGTGGACAGACTATTGGTGCCAATGGTGCAATGGCATAA
- a CDS encoding helix-turn-helix domain-containing protein: MTKEVWADKIKIAKGLDRNTEMLSVNSFGIYFEYRSETNLIVHFKPLNESFSERAYETKNGVLFNFERDLIEEDDIEYALDVMSCFNQSPQLELDKQNEVEQVQKVMHLVVDEYNNSNSSYIMLKTVLKVLLLTLIRFRNDDFIGQDLNQKRLFQFLEMMEITFLTQTTSAYYATQIGISEKRLNQILKEKLNMTAKQIIQQRQITEAKRRLIKSELTIKELAFLLGFDSLSSFSRFFKKTVGESPSTFRINHR, encoded by the coding sequence ATGACTAAGGAAGTTTGGGCCGATAAAATTAAAATTGCCAAGGGGCTTGACCGAAATACAGAAATGTTGTCGGTCAACTCTTTTGGCATTTATTTTGAATACAGGTCGGAGACTAATTTAATTGTACATTTTAAGCCTTTGAACGAATCATTTTCTGAAAGGGCCTATGAAACTAAAAATGGTGTACTGTTCAATTTTGAACGCGATTTAATAGAAGAAGACGATATTGAGTATGCACTAGATGTTATGTCGTGTTTTAACCAATCGCCTCAATTAGAATTAGATAAGCAAAATGAAGTTGAGCAAGTTCAAAAGGTGATGCATCTAGTTGTTGATGAATACAACAATTCCAATTCATCGTACATCATGCTTAAAACTGTATTGAAGGTGTTGCTATTAACCTTGATCCGGTTTCGTAATGATGATTTTATTGGACAAGACCTTAATCAGAAACGTCTGTTTCAATTTCTGGAAATGATGGAAATTACTTTTCTCACACAAACTACATCAGCTTACTACGCTACCCAAATTGGAATTAGTGAAAAACGCCTCAATCAGATTTTAAAGGAAAAGTTGAATATGACGGCAAAGCAGATTATTCAGCAACGGCAGATTACAGAAGCCAAACGCAGACTTATTAAAAGTGAACTCACAATAAAAGAACTAGCCTTTCTGTTAGGTTTTGATTCGCTCAGTAGTTTTTCTAGATTCTTTAAAAAAACGGTAGGGGAGAGTCCTTCAACCTTTAGGATAAATCATCGTTAA
- the thrA gene encoding bifunctional aspartate kinase/homoserine dehydrogenase I: MLHHLKLANYTTISGVTQDIELSYQLFGQELHTAPIVQVNHALTGNSNVTGDDGWWSALIGEGKCIDTKKYTILSFNIPGNGYDKFIIDNYKDFVAGDIARIFLLGLQQLEINKLFALLGGSLGGGIAWEMAALNPKITEHLIPVASDWKSTDWLIGNCQIQEQFLVNSKQPVHDARMHAMLCYRTPESFKDRFKRSTNEELQVFNVESWLMHHGEKLQERFQLSAYKLMNQLLKTIDVMRNGEQNFIDLQNSDANIHIIGVDSDLFFTAKENKETFKRLAQANGNVTYGEVHSLHGHDAFLIEFDQMERLLEPVFSRNGKSKHAKVLKFGGKSLANGEGLERVLNIVSDKVEEGENIAVVLSARAKATDQLEAILEKAAKGENYYKDFEAFEKYQKHTFKNVNLSQEFKDLAKLLEGVSLLGDYSLKIKDQLLSFGELISVKLVTKLLIGKGVNAVMLDSRELIKTDSNFGDASVNEALSKENVLRRFAKLDTDAVPIITGFIASDENGETTTLGRNGSNYSAALFANFLNAEELQNFTHVDGVYTANPDLVSDAKRISHLSYGEANELANFGATILHAKTIIPLIEKNIPLRILNTFNNDNEGTLISAKTEEGGIKSLSVIENVSLINVEGRGLLGKVGVDARIFSALQKSNISVSIISQGSSERGIGLVVNADRALDAKRALDREFESDYESKDINMITVLDEVSVISIVGQDLSTFHRPYNALIKNQIAPLLFNNTVSGKNVSLVLKKSDLSKALNVMHGQIFGISKKVNLVIFGHGNVGGTLIDQILKSNKTIQKRKGIDLNVFGVANSRKILLNKKGAPKNWKSAVEKKGVPYQIEDVIAYTKEHHLENLIVVDNTANKDFVAHYFEFVENGFDIVSSNKIANTLGFDYYQLLREELDKHQKQYLYETNVGAGLPLIDTIRLLHLSGENITGIKGVFSGSLSYIFNTFSESEEPFSNILRAAMKSGFTEPDPREDLSGNDVGRKLLILARELDLSNEFDDINIENLIPEQLRDGDVNHFLDNLDVVDAKFNEIKKNQEPGHVLRYVGDLHGNLQEEKGILDVKLVSVPKESALGQVKGSDSIIEIYTESYGENPLVIQGAGAGAAVTARGVFGDILRIAEKG, translated from the coding sequence ATGCTACATCATTTGAAATTAGCAAACTATACCACGATCAGTGGGGTGACTCAAGATATTGAGCTGTCTTATCAATTGTTCGGTCAAGAATTGCACACAGCACCCATAGTTCAGGTAAACCATGCCTTAACCGGTAACTCAAATGTTACGGGAGATGATGGCTGGTGGTCCGCACTTATTGGAGAAGGCAAGTGTATAGATACAAAAAAATACACGATTTTATCGTTTAATATTCCGGGTAACGGATACGATAAATTCATAATCGATAATTATAAGGATTTTGTAGCGGGAGACATCGCTAGAATTTTCTTATTGGGTCTTCAGCAACTTGAAATCAATAAATTGTTCGCTCTTTTAGGAGGTTCTTTAGGAGGAGGTATCGCTTGGGAAATGGCGGCACTCAACCCAAAGATTACTGAGCATTTAATTCCTGTGGCGTCAGACTGGAAATCTACGGATTGGTTGATCGGTAACTGCCAGATTCAGGAGCAATTTTTGGTGAACAGTAAGCAGCCGGTTCACGATGCCCGCATGCATGCCATGTTGTGTTACCGTACGCCGGAATCGTTTAAGGACCGTTTTAAGCGAAGTACCAATGAGGAACTTCAGGTTTTTAACGTGGAGAGTTGGTTAATGCACCATGGTGAAAAATTACAAGAACGTTTTCAGCTTTCGGCCTATAAATTAATGAACCAACTGCTCAAGACTATTGACGTTATGAGAAATGGTGAGCAGAATTTCATAGATCTACAAAATAGTGATGCTAATATTCATATTATAGGTGTAGACTCTGATTTGTTCTTTACGGCAAAGGAAAATAAAGAGACTTTTAAACGTTTGGCACAGGCGAACGGAAACGTAACGTACGGAGAGGTACATTCCCTGCATGGTCACGATGCTTTTTTAATTGAATTTGACCAAATGGAAAGACTTCTGGAACCTGTTTTCAGTAGAAACGGAAAGTCAAAACACGCTAAGGTTTTAAAGTTCGGTGGAAAATCTCTCGCCAATGGCGAAGGGTTGGAGCGTGTTCTGAATATTGTTTCTGATAAGGTGGAAGAAGGAGAAAACATTGCCGTTGTTTTGTCTGCTCGTGCAAAGGCTACGGACCAGTTAGAGGCCATTTTGGAGAAAGCAGCCAAAGGGGAAAACTACTATAAAGACTTTGAGGCTTTCGAGAAATATCAAAAGCATACGTTTAAGAATGTCAATCTTTCGCAAGAATTTAAAGATTTGGCAAAGTTGCTGGAAGGGGTTTCCCTTTTAGGGGATTATAGCCTTAAAATTAAAGACCAGCTGTTGTCTTTTGGTGAGCTTATCTCTGTAAAATTGGTCACCAAGCTGCTTATCGGAAAAGGTGTCAATGCTGTGATGCTCGATTCTAGGGAGCTGATAAAAACCGACTCTAATTTTGGGGATGCTTCCGTGAACGAGGCTTTGTCAAAAGAAAATGTGCTGCGCAGATTCGCTAAGTTAGATACAGATGCGGTGCCGATTATTACTGGGTTTATAGCTTCTGATGAAAATGGAGAAACCACCACCTTGGGTAGAAACGGTAGTAATTATTCTGCTGCATTGTTCGCTAATTTTCTAAATGCGGAAGAGCTTCAGAATTTTACCCACGTAGATGGGGTTTACACGGCCAACCCGGATTTGGTTTCCGATGCGAAAAGGATATCGCACCTTTCCTATGGTGAGGCGAATGAATTGGCGAATTTTGGAGCAACAATTTTGCACGCTAAGACTATCATCCCATTAATAGAGAAGAATATTCCACTTCGTATTTTAAACACGTTCAACAACGATAATGAAGGTACGTTGATCAGTGCCAAGACCGAAGAAGGTGGTATAAAATCACTATCGGTTATTGAAAATGTTTCTTTAATCAATGTTGAGGGTAGGGGGCTTTTAGGTAAAGTTGGTGTTGATGCCCGTATTTTTAGCGCATTGCAAAAGAGCAATATCAGTGTAAGTATTATTTCGCAAGGTTCTTCGGAGCGTGGTATCGGTTTGGTGGTAAATGCAGACCGGGCCCTAGATGCAAAACGAGCTTTGGATAGGGAGTTTGAAAGTGATTATGAGTCCAAGGACATTAATATGATTACGGTGCTCGATGAGGTTTCCGTTATCTCCATTGTTGGGCAGGATTTAAGTACGTTTCACAGACCTTATAATGCATTGATTAAAAATCAAATTGCACCGCTACTTTTCAATAATACGGTATCTGGCAAGAACGTAAGTCTTGTGCTGAAAAAATCGGATTTAAGCAAAGCGTTGAACGTGATGCACGGTCAGATTTTCGGTATCAGCAAAAAAGTAAACTTGGTTATTTTTGGTCATGGAAATGTGGGAGGAACACTTATTGACCAGATTTTAAAGTCGAACAAAACCATTCAGAAACGAAAGGGAATCGACTTGAACGTATTTGGCGTAGCCAATTCTAGAAAGATACTTTTGAACAAAAAAGGGGCTCCTAAAAACTGGAAATCCGCTGTTGAGAAAAAAGGTGTTCCATATCAAATCGAAGATGTCATTGCTTATACAAAAGAGCACCATTTAGAAAATTTGATTGTGGTTGATAATACCGCAAATAAAGATTTTGTGGCCCACTATTTTGAGTTTGTAGAGAACGGTTTTGATATCGTTTCGTCAAACAAAATAGCGAACACCCTTGGGTTTGATTACTATCAACTGTTACGTGAAGAACTGGATAAACATCAAAAACAATACTTATACGAAACCAATGTAGGAGCTGGTTTGCCGTTAATAGATACTATTCGGTTGTTGCACCTTTCAGGGGAAAATATAACAGGAATAAAAGGGGTCTTCTCCGGTTCGTTAAGTTATATTTTCAATACTTTTTCTGAAAGCGAAGAGCCGTTTTCGAACATATTAAGGGCCGCAATGAAAAGTGGCTTTACGGAGCCAGACCCTCGTGAAGACCTTTCAGGAAACGATGTTGGGCGTAAGTTGCTGATTTTGGCACGAGAGCTTGATTTGAGCAATGAGTTTGACGATATAAATATCGAAAACTTAATTCCGGAACAATTAAGAGATGGAGATGTAAACCACTTTCTGGACAACCTAGATGTGGTAGATGCCAAATTCAACGAAATAAAAAAGAACCAAGAACCTGGTCATGTACTCAGATACGTGGGCGACTTGCACGGTAATCTTCAAGAAGAAAAAGGAATTCTAGATGTAAAATTGGTTTCTGTGCCTAAAGAAAGTGCTTTAGGGCAGGTAAAAGGTTCGGATTCTATAATAGAAATATATACTGAATCCTATGGAGAAAATCCATTGGTAATTCAGGGTGCCGGAGCCGGAGCAGCAGTTACGGCACGTGGTGTTTTTGGAGATATTCTCCGCATAGCCGAAAAAGGATAA
- a CDS encoding trans-sulfuration enzyme family protein, with amino-acid sequence MEKKFETNAIRTQLERTKNLEHSVPMYVTSSFVFEDAEDMRASFAEEKDRNIYSRYSNPNSSEFIEKVCQMEGAENGFAFASGMAAVFSTLAALLDSGDHVLSARSIFGSTHSLFTNFFPKWNIDHTYFKIDELDKLEELITPKTKIIYAESPTNPGVDVLDLEALGKIAKKHNLILVIDNCFATPYLQQPIKFGADLVIHSGTKLMDGQGRVLAGITVGSNELIDKVYRFSRITGPALSPFNAWVLSKSLETLAVRVDRHCDNALKLAEFLEGHEKVNWVKYPHLKSHPKYEIAKKQMKAGGCVVAFEVKGGVEAGQKFFDSIQLLSLSANLGDARSIVTHPASTTHSKLSPEERAETGVTDGMVRVSVGLEHIDDIIADISQALG; translated from the coding sequence ATGGAAAAGAAATTTGAGACAAACGCCATCCGAACGCAGTTGGAACGCACTAAAAATTTAGAGCACTCCGTACCTATGTACGTGACCTCTAGTTTTGTGTTTGAAGATGCCGAAGATATGCGGGCGTCGTTTGCGGAAGAGAAAGACCGAAATATTTACTCGCGTTATTCCAATCCCAATTCTTCTGAGTTTATCGAAAAGGTGTGTCAAATGGAAGGTGCCGAAAACGGATTCGCATTTGCATCCGGGATGGCCGCTGTGTTTTCTACATTGGCTGCATTATTAGATAGTGGAGATCATGTTTTATCTGCACGTAGCATCTTTGGTTCTACACACTCGCTGTTCACCAATTTCTTCCCAAAATGGAATATTGATCATACCTATTTTAAGATTGATGAGCTAGACAAGCTTGAGGAGTTGATTACGCCAAAGACTAAAATAATATATGCAGAATCTCCAACAAATCCAGGGGTTGATGTATTGGATCTAGAGGCTTTGGGAAAGATTGCCAAAAAACATAATTTGATTTTGGTAATCGATAACTGTTTCGCTACGCCTTATTTGCAACAGCCAATAAAATTTGGTGCCGATTTGGTCATCCACTCAGGAACAAAACTGATGGACGGGCAAGGCAGGGTACTTGCAGGTATTACGGTGGGCTCAAATGAGTTGATAGATAAAGTATATCGCTTTTCTAGAATTACGGGGCCTGCATTATCACCTTTTAATGCTTGGGTGCTTTCAAAGAGTCTAGAGACACTTGCTGTTCGGGTAGACCGTCATTGTGATAATGCTTTAAAGTTGGCGGAATTTCTTGAAGGACATGAAAAGGTGAATTGGGTTAAATACCCGCATTTGAAATCGCATCCGAAATACGAAATTGCCAAAAAACAGATGAAAGCGGGTGGCTGCGTTGTAGCTTTTGAAGTAAAAGGTGGAGTAGAAGCAGGACAAAAATTCTTTGATTCCATACAGTTACTGTCCCTTTCTGCGAATTTGGGCGATGCACGCAGTATTGTCACGCACCCGGCATCAACAACACATAGCAAACTTTCGCCAGAAGAAAGAGCGGAAACCGGTGTTACGGACGGTATGGTACGCGTTTCTGTAGGTTTGGAGCATATAGATGACATCATTGCCGATATTTCTCAGGCTTTGGGTTAA
- a CDS encoding MFS transporter codes for MKKITNIGIFTLLVVSSLTIMVGTVIAPALSGLVKNLNFNFSPGWLITLPSLGVVVFAPLVGRLLPKIGSFKMLCFGLLPYALLGVVGAYLGNDYILMVDRFLLGGATVAVQVSVTSFIADFFTGEKRMKLIAWQGMAIELGGVLFLSIGGVLGEFHWQYPFYIYLLALICLLLVVKTLPNYTKKESVVDESNEAKTENNNNVMLIFYASLLAMVLFFVSFVTLPIYLPSTFGFSESVTGYYMAFISVVAIITASQMPKVVKKIGDGNTIALGFVFFLLGYASLAMSGSIIFLILVAIFIGIGFGFTIPLLNHMMIEASSNKNLGKNLGLYSMGVFGGQFLSTFIDYVSNDYAMIYSFAAVLAFFIAIGMYIAFKKSDA; via the coding sequence ATGAAAAAAATAACAAACATTGGAATATTTACTTTACTGGTGGTCAGTAGTCTGACCATTATGGTAGGTACCGTTATAGCGCCCGCATTATCTGGGCTAGTAAAGAATTTAAATTTCAACTTTTCACCAGGTTGGCTTATCACCTTGCCTTCGCTTGGTGTAGTCGTTTTTGCACCGTTGGTTGGGCGGTTATTGCCTAAAATTGGGTCGTTTAAAATGTTATGCTTTGGATTGCTGCCCTATGCCTTATTAGGTGTCGTAGGGGCCTATTTGGGGAATGATTATATTTTGATGGTAGATCGGTTTTTACTAGGCGGGGCCACCGTGGCGGTTCAAGTATCAGTAACTTCTTTTATCGCCGATTTCTTTACTGGTGAGAAACGAATGAAACTCATTGCTTGGCAGGGAATGGCCATAGAACTTGGCGGTGTACTGTTTTTATCGATTGGTGGCGTCCTCGGTGAGTTTCACTGGCAATATCCGTTCTACATTTATTTATTAGCTCTTATCTGCTTGCTGCTTGTGGTTAAAACATTACCTAATTATACTAAAAAGGAATCTGTAGTAGATGAGTCTAATGAAGCTAAAACGGAAAATAACAATAATGTAATGCTTATTTTCTATGCGTCGCTACTGGCAATGGTCTTGTTTTTTGTCAGTTTCGTGACCTTACCAATTTATTTGCCAAGTACCTTCGGTTTTAGTGAATCGGTTACCGGATATTATATGGCTTTCATTTCGGTTGTTGCCATAATTACGGCCAGTCAAATGCCTAAAGTAGTAAAGAAAATTGGCGATGGTAATACGATAGCTTTAGGCTTTGTATTTTTCCTTTTAGGGTATGCCAGCCTCGCTATGTCAGGCAGTATCATATTCTTGATTTTAGTTGCTATTTTTATCGGCATAGGATTTGGGTTCACAATTCCGTTATTGAACCATATGATGATCGAAGCAAGTTCTAATAAGAACTTGGGCAAGAATTTGGGGCTTTATTCTATGGGTGTTTTTGGTGGGCAGTTCTTATCTACTTTTATAGATTATGTTTCTAATGATTATGCTATGATCTATAGTTTTGCAGCAGTTTTGGCATTTTTTATAGCTATAGGTATGTATATTGCCTTTAAGAAATCTGATGCCTAG